One Nostoc sp. UHCC 0302 DNA window includes the following coding sequences:
- a CDS encoding MFS transporter, producing MTKKLLSAKIIPAVLNSRNYRLFFIGQGISRIGTWMTNLATVWLVYQLTHSALMLGIVGFISQIPCFFLTPFAGVILDRCNIHKLLILTQKLAMFQSLMLATLTLSNSINIWYIIGLSLFQGLIDAFDSPARDTFIKDVVDKQEDLTNAIALNFVLVTGARLIGPAVAGIIIVSLGSGYCFLVDGISYVAVILALSNIKLQTQMLAIQKTNFWKQFKEGFSYTFANVHIRSILQMLALFSLFAMPYPTIVPIFASEILHGDASTLGFLTAAAGLGALFGGIYLNIRPIELHSEKLMVFATAICGIALIAFGISNILWFSLLMSLTIGFSGILEIASSNTTLQTIVENDKRGRVMSLFTVTFVGIQPFGDLLTGSLAHKIGAPNTLIICGSFCLMGAFLFAKHFPISSELQT from the coding sequence ATGACAAAAAAATTGCTCTCTGCCAAGATAATTCCAGCCGTATTAAACTCAAGAAACTATCGTCTTTTTTTTATAGGACAAGGAATATCCAGAATTGGTACTTGGATGACGAATCTTGCTACTGTTTGGCTAGTTTATCAGTTAACACATTCAGCATTGATGCTAGGAATAGTAGGATTTATTAGTCAAATTCCTTGCTTTTTTTTGACTCCCTTTGCTGGGGTTATACTTGACCGATGCAATATTCATAAGCTTTTAATTCTAACTCAAAAACTAGCAATGTTTCAATCACTAATGCTAGCTACATTAACTCTAAGCAACTCAATTAATATTTGGTATATTATTGGTTTGAGTTTATTTCAAGGTTTAATTGACGCTTTTGATTCACCTGCTAGGGATACATTTATCAAAGATGTAGTAGATAAACAAGAAGATTTAACTAATGCAATTGCACTAAATTTTGTCCTTGTAACTGGGGCGCGATTAATTGGCCCTGCTGTTGCCGGTATTATTATTGTGAGTTTAGGAAGTGGTTACTGTTTTTTGGTTGATGGTATTAGTTACGTGGCTGTCATTCTTGCCTTATCAAACATAAAGCTTCAGACTCAGATGTTAGCTATCCAAAAGACTAATTTTTGGAAGCAATTTAAAGAAGGATTTTCATACACCTTCGCCAATGTTCATATTCGATCCATATTACAGATGTTGGCATTATTTAGTCTCTTTGCAATGCCTTATCCCACAATCGTGCCAATTTTTGCTAGTGAAATTTTACATGGTGATGCCAGCACTCTTGGTTTCCTAACAGCAGCAGCAGGTCTCGGAGCGCTATTTGGTGGAATTTATCTGAACATTCGTCCAATTGAACTTCATTCAGAAAAATTGATGGTGTTTGCTACGGCAATTTGTGGTATTGCGCTAATTGCTTTTGGTATATCTAATATACTCTGGTTTTCGCTGTTAATGTCATTAACTATTGGTTTTAGTGGCATTCTAGAAATTGCTTCTAGCAATACAACACTACAAACAATTGTTGAGAATGACAAACGTGGACGGGTAATGAGTTTATTTACAGTAACATTTGTAGGCATTCAACCTTTTGGTGATTTATTGACAGGTAGTTTAGCTCATAAAATTGGCGCTCCTAATACTTTAATTATCTGTGGTAGCTTTTGTCTTATGGGAGCATTTCTGTTTGCAAAACACTTTCCTATATCTAGCGAACTGCAAACATAG
- a CDS encoding PIN domain-containing protein, translating to MSESDRQLFEQFLKRIEVINLVGSNNLLIEQIIQIRLQYRLKLPDAIIASTALQVGASLVTTDRELTKVTTLTIINW from the coding sequence TTGAGTGAAAGCGATCGCCAGCTATTTGAGCAATTTCTCAAGCGTATAGAAGTAATTAACTTAGTAGGTAGTAATAATTTATTAATCGAACAGATTATTCAAATCCGGTTGCAATATCGGTTAAAACTCCCAGATGCGATTATTGCTTCAACTGCGCTTCAAGTTGGAGCTAGTTTAGTAACTACCGATCGCGAATTAACAAAGGTAACAACTTTGACAATCATTAACTGGTAG